A genomic segment from Glycine soja cultivar W05 chromosome 20, ASM419377v2, whole genome shotgun sequence encodes:
- the LOC114401445 gene encoding scarecrow-like protein 21: protein MEDSEEDELLNLSLSVAADRERKKKGKTIREHNVSMSSTTTTTRNSYERKIFRLLQMREQMLRQDHHRRKGVVEDGNGLPLIHLLLSTATAVDDNNMDSSLENLADLYQTVSITGDSVQRVVAYFVDGLSARLLTRKSPFYDMLMEEPTTEEEFLSFTDLYRVSPYFQFAHFTANQAILEAFEKEEERNNRALHVIDFDVSYGFQWPSLIQSLSEKATSGNRISLRITGFGKNLKELQETESRLVNFSKGFGSLVFEFQGLLRGSRVINLRKKKNETVAVNLVSYLNTLSCFMKISDTLGFVHSLNPSIVVVVEQEGSRSPRSFLSRFTDSLHYFAAMFDSLDDCLPLESAERLRIEKKLLGKEIKSMLNNDVDGGVDCPKYERMETWKARMENHGFVATKISSKSMIQAKLLLKMRTHYCPLQFEEEGGGGFRVSERDEGRAISLGWQNRFLLTVSAWQSV, encoded by the coding sequence aTGGAAGATTCAGAAGAGGATGAACTTTTGAATCTTAGCCTTTCAGTTGCTGCTGATagggaaaggaaaaagaagggAAAGACAATTAGGGAACATAATGTTTCCATGAGTAGTACCACTACTACTACTAGGAACTCCTATGAAAGGAAGATCTTTAGGCTTCTCCAAATGAGGGAGCAGATGCTAAGACAAGACCATCATAGGAGGAAAGGTGTTGTGGAAGATGGAAATGGCCTCCCTCTGATCCATTTGTTGCTCTCAACCGCAACTGCAGTTGATGACAACAACATGGACTCGTCCTTAGAGAATCTGGCTGATTTATACCAAACAGTTTCCATAACTGGTGACTCAGTTCAACGTGTTGTGGCCTATTTTGTTGATGGTTTATCTGCAAGGCTTCTCACAAGAAAATCCCCATTCTATGATATGCTCATGGAGGAACCAACAACTGAAGAAGAGTTCCTTTCATTCACGGATCTCTACAGGGTTTCACCTTACTTCCAATTTGCTCACTTCACAGCAAACCAAGCTATTTTGGAGGCCTTTGAGAAAGAGGAAGAGAGGAACAACCGTGCCTTGCATGTCATTGACTTTGATGTCTCCTATGGCTTCCAATGGCCCTCTCTCATTCAGTCTCTTTCAGAGAAGGCAACAAGTGGAAACCGCATATCCCTCAGGATAACCGGTTTTGGGAAGAATCTCAAGGAGCTTCAAGAAACTGAGTCTAGGTTGGTTAATTTCTCAAAGGGTTTTGGAAGCCTTGTGTTTGAATTCCAAGGGCTGCTTAGAGGCTCAAGGGTCATCAAcctaaggaagaaaaagaacgaAACCGTGGCTGTCAACTTGGTTTCTTATTTGAACACTTTGAGTTGTTTCATGAAGATCTCTGACACATTGGGATTTGTTCATTCCCTTAACCCTTCCATTGTTGTGGTGGTGGAGCAAGAAGGTAGCAGGAGTCCTAGGAGCTTCTTGTCGAGGTTCACGGACTCCTTGCACTACTTTGCAGCGATGTTTGATTCACTTGATGATTGTCTTCCACTTGAGAGTGCTGAGAGGTTGAGAATTGAGAAGAAGCTTTTGGGGAAAGAGATCAAAAGCATGCTCAACAATGATGTGGATGGTGGTGTGGATTGCCCAAAGTATGAGAGGATGGAGACATGGAAAGCTAGAATGGAGAATCATGGGTTTGTTGCCACAAAAATAAGCTCAAAGTCTATGATCCAAGCAAAACTGTTGCTGAAGATGAGGACCCATTATTGCCCTCTTCAGTTTGAGGAAGAGGGGGGTGGGGGTTTCAGGGTTTCTGAAAGAGATGAAGGAAGGGCTATTTCTTTAGGGTGGCAAAATAGGTTTCTGCTTACTGTCTCAGCATGGCAATCAGTCTGA
- the LOC114401167 gene encoding embryogenesis-associated protein EMB8-like — protein sequence MDLNRWCSSTTNPYCLLFQALSLIPIWHYLLFVSFVFLSFFYRFLELHFLQDLFSLFSGSSVTLTYHHGSQFYDAVVSKCRILHGTYLATPWLSSPHLQTVFLNFFGRPPLFKYRRQLFTTPDGGTVALDWLLSSDVSAGAIHMEDVVSTDESTPIVVVIPGLTSDSSSAYLKHLAYHTAKCGWKVVVSNHRGLGGVSITSDCFYNAGWTEDVRTVVNYLHKENPRAPLFVVGTSIGANILIKYLGEDGENIPVAGAVAVCSPWDLLIGDRFITRRRVQKFYDKALAIGLQGYAKLHQPHFSRLANWEGIEKSISIRDFDDHATRIVGKYETVDTYYRRCSSSIYVQSVSIPLLCISALDDPVCTREAIPWDECRANKNIVLATVKHGGHLAFFEGITASGLWWVRAVNEFLGELRASHFMHVQKKIAKPTIPLDSSIDQGPYVNVKEDGMVAALNKEPKTDNVEEIQVIQDTHSDGLNMIPEEKVVKQDELETNSKTGGSPCIAQVASAQDAAVNVITPFKRYLGQLSRQNRWSIWLLVYIAITTSWPLVGSALYIVFGKKIRDILPNGLVGR from the exons ATGGATTTGAATCGGTGGTGTTCTTCCACCACCAACCCCTACTGTCTCCTCTTCCAAGCGCTCTCTCTCATTCCAATCTGGCACTACCTACTCTTCGTCTCCTTCGTCTTCCTCTCCTTCTTCTACCGTTTTCTGGAGCTCCATTTCCTCCAAGACCTCTTCTCCCTCTTCTCCGGCTCCTCCGTCACCCTAACCTACCATCACGGTTCCCAATTCTACGACGCTGTGGTTTCCAAATGCAGGATTCTCCACGGCACCTACCTCGCCACGCCCTGGCTCTCCAGCCCTCACCTCCAGACCGTCTTTCTCAACTTCTTCGGCAGACCTCCCCTCTTCAAATACAGAAG ACAACTGTTTACTACTCCTGATGGCGGAACCGTTGCTTTGGACTGGCTCTTGAGTTCTGACG TTTCGGCTGGTGCTATCCATATGGAAGATGTTGTTTCTACAGATGAATCCACTCCTATTGTTGTAGTAATTCCTGGTCTAACAAGTGACTCTTCATCTGCC TATCTCAAACATCTTGCATATCATACAGCGAAATGTGGATGGAAAGTTGTTGTCAGTAATCACCGAGGACTTGGAGGTGTTTCAATCACG tcTGATTGTTTCTACAATGCTGGATGGACTGAGGATGTCCGCACAGTGGTTAATTATCTACACAAAGAGAACCCCAGGGCACCTTTGTTTGTTGTTGGGACTAGCATTGGAGCTAATATTCTG ATAAAATATCTTGGTGAGGATGGTGAGAATATTCCTGTAGCTGGAGCTGTAGCTGTTTGCTCTCCTTGGGACCTTTTG ATAGGAGACAGATTTATAACCCGTAGGCGTGTGCAAAAGTTTTATGATAAAGCACTTGCAATTGGACTTCAAGGTTATGCAAAATT ACATCAGCCTCATTTTTCTCGCCTTGCTAATTGGGAAGGGATAGAAAAG TCAATTTCCATTCGAGATTTTGATGATCATGCCACCCGCATTGTTGGGAAGTATGAG ACTGTCGACACATACTATAGACGCTGCAGCAGTTCTATTTATGTGCAATCTGTTTCGATTCCGCTTCTCTGTATTAGTGCTCTGGATGATCCTGTCTGTACCAGGGAAGCCATTCCCTGGGATGAATGCAG GgcgaataaaaatattgttctgGCTACTGTAAAGCATGGAGGACATCTGGCATTCTTTGAAGGGATAACTGCATCTGGCCTTTG GTGGGTAAGAGCTGTTAATGAATTCCTTGGTGAATTACGTGCTAGCCATTTTATGCATGTACAGAAGAAG ATTGCTAAACCAACCATACCATTGGACTCGTCAATTGATCAAGGCCCTTATGTTAATGTTAAGGAAGATGGAATGGTGGCTGCATTGAACAAAGAGCCAAAAACTGACAACGTGGAAGAAATACAGGTAATACAGGATACACATAGTGACGGTCTAAACATGATTCCAGAAGAAAAAGTGGTTAAACAAGATGAGCTTGAGACTAATTCGAAGACTGGTGGATCGCCTTGCATTGCTCAAGTAGCTAGTGCTCAGGATGCCGCAGTGAATGTAATAACACCTTTCAAAAGATACCTAGGCCAGTTATCTCGACAAAATCGATGGTCCATCTGGTTGCTAGTTTATATTGCTATTACCACAAGTTGGCCACTGGTTGGTTCGGCTCTATATATTGTGTTTGGGAAAAAGATAAGGGATATATTACCAAATGGATTGGTCGGAAGATAA